One genomic window of Paenisporosarcina antarctica includes the following:
- a CDS encoding fumarylacetoacetate hydrolase family protein, with protein sequence MKILSYRFEGQISFGPKVKKEEAVWDVLAIQDTLQVLPSFPTTIVEGIANGMDFVEQMRKLAEAASKSEEPTQFKRTFSSIEWLSPIPRTPKNIFGVGRNYADHAKEMGLEVAPENLMIFTKSPTTIAADEETLSVHSNVTSSFDYEGELAVVISKKGDNVPKKLAYDHIFGYTIANDLTARDLQSKHQQFFLGKSLKGSCPMGPYIVTKDELPDPQSLSIVTKVNDELRQNGHTRDMIFSVEELIAQISALVTLEPGDVILTGTPSGVGKGFNPPKFLAAGDTVKISVEGIGTLSNRFE encoded by the coding sequence ATGAAAATATTATCTTATCGTTTTGAAGGTCAAATCAGTTTTGGTCCTAAGGTTAAAAAGGAAGAAGCTGTTTGGGACGTTTTAGCCATACAAGACACGCTTCAAGTATTACCAAGTTTTCCAACAACAATTGTTGAAGGAATTGCGAACGGGATGGATTTTGTAGAACAAATGAGAAAGCTTGCAGAAGCGGCATCGAAGTCTGAAGAACCAACTCAATTTAAGCGGACATTCTCAAGTATTGAATGGCTGTCACCCATTCCACGTACACCTAAAAATATTTTTGGTGTCGGGCGAAATTACGCAGATCATGCAAAAGAAATGGGTTTAGAAGTAGCTCCAGAAAATTTGATGATTTTCACAAAATCACCTACTACGATTGCAGCTGATGAAGAAACATTGTCTGTTCATTCGAACGTCACTTCATCTTTTGATTATGAAGGGGAATTAGCCGTTGTAATTAGTAAAAAAGGTGACAATGTTCCAAAGAAATTAGCGTATGACCATATCTTTGGTTATACCATTGCGAATGATTTAACAGCTCGTGATCTTCAATCGAAACATCAACAATTTTTCTTAGGGAAAAGTTTGAAAGGCTCATGTCCTATGGGTCCTTATATAGTAACGAAAGATGAATTACCTGATCCACAAAGTTTATCAATTGTGACAAAAGTGAATGATGAACTGCGTCAAAATGGGCATACGAGAGATATGATTTTCTCTGTAGAGGAATTAATCGCACAAATTTCTGCTCTCGTGACGCTTGAACCAGGTGATGTGATTTTAACTGGTACCCCTTCTGGTGTTGGAAAAGGATTTAATCCTCCTAAGTTTTTAGCAGCAGGGGATACAGTGAAAATATCGGTCGAAGGAATCGGGA
- a CDS encoding DUF418 domain-containing protein translates to MKVRPTELQERVIAIDMMRGFSLLGIFIVNMLAFHTPYYYINPYTWYTDPSDIDTFQWIDIALQGSVYPLFAMLFGYGLTMQFIKSQERGMSFIALGIRRLSVLFIIGIIHAFLLWSGDILITYALSGFIVIFLLRLSRVWLLVIALTLYAIPNMGLALLTYIYVASDGVFYSGIQEMEASVVAFSTGSWTDIFAQRAADWSYANIESGALFLIGITILPYMLLGVVAAKSKLIERTSDKLPFWFVLTLVTLVVGYAIKVLPFFIEPNFYYMYVQDIFGGPLVAIGYAGLITMLCQLSMFRKLFNPIAKVGRMSMTTYLTQSLIATTIFYSYGLGFYGKMDLVTGTWMAIGIFIIQLIFAEIWFSKFNQGPVEIIWKRATYGKKINKNDEKNDEVS, encoded by the coding sequence GTGAAGGTTCGACCTACTGAATTACAAGAACGAGTAATAGCAATTGATATGATGAGAGGTTTCTCGTTACTTGGTATTTTTATCGTCAATATGCTAGCTTTCCATACACCCTATTACTACATAAATCCCTATACTTGGTATACAGATCCGAGTGATATAGATACATTTCAATGGATAGACATCGCCTTACAAGGGAGTGTTTATCCGTTGTTCGCGATGCTGTTTGGTTATGGATTAACCATGCAATTTATTAAATCACAAGAACGAGGCATGTCGTTTATTGCACTTGGTATACGTAGATTAAGTGTGTTGTTCATTATTGGTATTATTCACGCTTTTCTTTTATGGTCTGGTGATATATTAATTACCTACGCACTTAGTGGTTTTATTGTTATCTTTTTATTACGACTGTCGCGTGTTTGGTTACTGGTGATTGCACTTACGCTATACGCTATTCCAAATATGGGACTTGCGTTATTAACTTATATTTATGTAGCTTCAGACGGAGTTTTTTATTCAGGCATACAAGAAATGGAAGCGTCAGTCGTTGCATTTAGTACAGGTTCTTGGACAGATATATTTGCTCAAAGAGCTGCGGATTGGAGTTATGCAAATATTGAGTCTGGCGCATTGTTTTTAATTGGCATTACCATTTTGCCTTATATGTTACTTGGAGTAGTGGCTGCGAAGAGTAAATTAATTGAACGTACATCTGACAAGTTACCGTTTTGGTTTGTACTCACTTTAGTAACTTTAGTCGTAGGCTATGCGATTAAAGTTCTGCCATTTTTTATTGAACCAAATTTTTATTATATGTATGTTCAAGATATATTTGGAGGCCCATTAGTAGCTATTGGGTACGCGGGATTAATTACGATGCTCTGCCAATTATCTATGTTCCGAAAACTATTTAACCCAATAGCAAAAGTAGGACGCATGTCAATGACTACCTATTTAACGCAGTCTTTAATTGCGACCACGATATTCTACTCTTACGGATTAGGTTTTTACGGAAAAATGGATTTAGTGACAGGAACCTGGATGGCAATTGGAATCTTTATCATTCAACTGATTTTTGCTGAAATATGGTTCTCTAAATTTAATCAAGGACCTGTCGAAATCATATGGAAAAGAGCAACATATGGCAAAAAAATAAATAAAAACGATGAAAAGAATGATGAAGTGTCGTAA
- the addA gene encoding helicase-exonuclease AddAB subunit AddA, translated as MLIPTKPQDVTWTDAQWRSIFAEGRDVLVSAAAGSGKTAVLIERLIRKMIRQTNPIDVDELLVVTFTNASAAEMRHRMAEALEKALALDPTSNHLRRQLSLLNKAQISTLHSFCLSIVKQYAYVLDLDPGFRLANDAEAALIRDDVLAEVLEVAYKADNPLEIYRLVDSFTTDRDDQMIETLIDKLHFAASVHPEPKKWLLAIPENYDVPDNMEIDDLPFIDALKLTIQHTLEEAYGMTEEMRQLALQPAGPAPYGTTVEQDQLLIAEAIRRISTQPWTSTFDYFQSIKFATAARIPKDTFDEELIKKAKDKRDQLKKRVNGVKDAYFTRRPERLLQEMRLMHPILKTLVELTLAYGEQYRAAKNERGIVDFSDLEHFALQILTKEENGQLIPSNIAQDVMGQFKEVLVDEYQDTNRLQETILQIVKTGTAANGNMFMVGDVKQSIYRFRLAEPMLFLAKYLTFTTEALHTGVKIDLNANFRSRPEILHATNFIFSQIMGERVGEIEYDEAAALKPGAPFPNKKSAVELTLLSQQQEELVSEESEANEEIQELEELKKSQSEARYIIGKIRKLMDDKTMVMDPWTKNERLLEYADIVILMRSMTWSADLTEEFKQAGIPLYANLSKGYFDALEVMIMLNTLRIVDNPYQDIPLASVLRAPFVGLTESELSQIRLSAPKEPFYEALKNFVHSGGSGINQATAEKLQRFFLHYEEWRDLARRGSLADLIWRIYMDTHYYEMVGAMPGGKQRQANLRALHDRSLSYEKSSFRGLFRFLRFIDRMKKRGDDLGTARAMSEKENVVRLMTIHSSKGLEFPYVFIAGLGRDFNQMDFNELYLFDQTFGLAVKAVDPEKRISYTSLPFLAIKEKKQMELKSEEMRVLYVAMTRAKEKLMLVATVKDVEKSISKWQDIASIEGHMLPEYVRSRAKGFLDWIGPAVARHHDFALWQGQSHTHVMQHPSQWSFESIFVEDLRQINALEEPSESLTTSEDKVLSKDMLSEVERRFNAVYSHERSITKRSKQSVSELKRLDQLRKEDEPEFFRPSQVQQAISSIYKRPAFLQQGERKLSSAEIGTAMHTAMQHVDIHLDPTNKAIEGFIHQLADKQLLTINEAGAIKVDAVKAFLHSPIASRLRQASQQLREVPFTYGLKDEDGDIQLLQGIADCLFQEADGEWILLDYKTDKIKGVLITEAAILREMHHRYGLQLALYQQAIENILSITIKEKILYLFDSDQTIVLED; from the coding sequence ATGTTGATACCCACTAAACCACAAGACGTCACTTGGACAGATGCTCAGTGGCGCTCCATATTTGCAGAAGGGCGTGACGTCCTAGTATCTGCAGCCGCAGGGTCAGGAAAAACTGCTGTTCTTATTGAACGTTTAATTCGAAAAATGATCCGACAAACAAATCCTATTGATGTAGATGAATTATTAGTTGTAACGTTTACCAACGCTTCTGCAGCTGAGATGCGTCATCGAATGGCGGAAGCTTTAGAAAAAGCACTCGCTTTAGATCCGACATCAAACCATTTAAGAAGACAGCTAAGCTTGTTAAACAAGGCACAAATCTCCACACTGCATTCATTTTGTTTATCCATCGTCAAACAGTACGCGTATGTGCTAGATTTGGACCCAGGATTTAGACTTGCAAATGATGCAGAGGCTGCACTGATTCGTGACGACGTATTAGCAGAGGTTTTGGAAGTTGCATATAAAGCCGATAATCCGCTAGAGATATACCGACTAGTGGATAGTTTTACGACAGACCGTGACGATCAAATGATTGAAACACTGATTGATAAATTGCATTTTGCTGCTAGTGTTCACCCTGAACCTAAGAAATGGTTACTGGCGATTCCAGAAAATTATGATGTACCTGACAATATGGAAATAGATGACCTCCCATTTATCGATGCGCTTAAATTAACCATTCAGCATACTCTTGAAGAAGCTTACGGTATGACGGAAGAAATGCGTCAATTGGCCTTGCAACCGGCAGGTCCCGCTCCTTACGGGACCACAGTAGAGCAAGATCAACTATTGATTGCAGAAGCAATTCGTCGTATCTCTACACAGCCATGGACATCGACCTTTGACTACTTCCAAAGTATAAAATTTGCTACAGCAGCTCGCATTCCGAAAGACACTTTTGATGAAGAACTCATTAAAAAAGCAAAAGACAAGCGAGATCAATTAAAGAAACGCGTGAATGGCGTGAAAGATGCTTATTTCACACGGAGACCCGAGCGATTACTCCAAGAAATGAGGCTCATGCATCCGATTCTCAAAACATTAGTCGAGTTAACTCTTGCCTACGGTGAACAGTACCGTGCTGCTAAAAATGAGCGAGGAATTGTTGATTTCTCAGACCTTGAGCATTTTGCTCTACAAATTTTGACCAAGGAAGAAAATGGTCAGCTCATTCCTTCAAACATTGCGCAAGATGTAATGGGGCAGTTTAAAGAAGTGTTGGTGGATGAATATCAAGATACGAATCGCTTGCAAGAAACCATTTTACAAATTGTTAAAACTGGAACTGCAGCAAATGGCAATATGTTTATGGTAGGAGACGTAAAACAATCGATATACCGCTTCCGTTTAGCAGAACCCATGCTATTCTTGGCAAAGTATTTGACGTTTACAACAGAGGCTTTACATACAGGCGTCAAAATCGACTTAAATGCCAACTTCCGAAGTCGTCCGGAAATTTTACACGCGACTAATTTTATCTTTTCTCAAATCATGGGGGAGCGTGTTGGTGAAATTGAATATGATGAAGCGGCTGCTTTAAAACCAGGAGCTCCGTTCCCTAATAAAAAGTCTGCAGTAGAGCTTACCCTTCTATCACAGCAACAAGAAGAATTGGTAAGCGAAGAATCAGAAGCGAATGAAGAGATTCAAGAACTGGAAGAATTAAAAAAATCACAGTCGGAAGCACGCTATATCATCGGTAAAATCCGTAAATTAATGGATGATAAAACCATGGTGATGGATCCATGGACAAAAAATGAACGTCTTCTCGAATATGCCGATATTGTCATTCTGATGAGATCGATGACATGGTCAGCTGATTTAACTGAAGAGTTTAAACAAGCTGGAATTCCACTATATGCGAATCTATCCAAAGGTTATTTTGATGCACTCGAAGTGATGATTATGTTAAATACATTGCGAATAGTCGATAATCCGTATCAAGATATCCCATTAGCATCTGTTCTGAGGGCACCATTTGTCGGCTTAACTGAATCTGAACTTTCACAAATCCGTCTATCTGCACCGAAAGAGCCGTTTTATGAGGCACTTAAAAACTTTGTGCATTCTGGTGGTAGTGGAATTAACCAGGCTACAGCTGAAAAATTACAACGCTTCTTCTTACATTATGAAGAATGGCGTGATTTGGCACGTAGAGGGTCATTAGCGGATTTAATTTGGCGGATCTACATGGATACCCATTATTACGAAATGGTTGGTGCGATGCCAGGAGGTAAGCAACGTCAAGCAAACTTACGAGCGTTGCATGACCGTTCATTATCTTATGAGAAATCTTCTTTCCGAGGGTTATTTCGTTTTCTACGTTTTATTGACCGAATGAAAAAGCGTGGAGATGATTTAGGGACTGCACGTGCTATGAGTGAAAAAGAGAACGTCGTCCGTCTCATGACCATTCACTCTTCTAAAGGACTTGAATTTCCATATGTATTCATTGCTGGTTTAGGACGAGATTTTAATCAAATGGATTTTAATGAGTTATATTTATTTGACCAAACATTTGGCTTAGCTGTAAAAGCGGTGGATCCAGAAAAACGTATTTCTTATACATCGCTTCCTTTTTTAGCAATAAAAGAAAAGAAACAAATGGAGTTGAAATCAGAAGAAATGCGTGTCTTATACGTAGCCATGACACGGGCAAAAGAAAAGCTCATGCTTGTTGCTACGGTCAAAGATGTAGAAAAATCCATAAGTAAGTGGCAAGATATCGCGAGTATTGAAGGTCATATGTTACCAGAGTATGTTCGTTCACGGGCCAAAGGTTTTTTAGATTGGATTGGACCTGCAGTAGCTAGACATCACGACTTTGCATTGTGGCAAGGACAGTCACATACACATGTGATGCAACATCCATCACAGTGGTCATTTGAGTCAATCTTTGTGGAGGACTTACGTCAAATTAACGCACTAGAAGAACCTTCGGAATCACTTACTACGAGTGAAGATAAAGTGCTTTCTAAAGATATGCTGTCAGAAGTAGAGCGTCGGTTTAATGCGGTGTATTCTCATGAGAGATCTATTACCAAACGCTCGAAACAATCGGTAAGTGAGCTGAAGCGACTCGATCAATTGCGCAAAGAAGATGAACCTGAATTTTTTAGACCTAGTCAAGTACAACAGGCTATTTCTAGCATTTACAAACGCCCAGCTTTTCTACAACAAGGCGAGCGCAAACTTTCAAGTGCAGAGATCGGGACAGCGATGCACACGGCGATGCAACATGTAGACATTCATTTAGATCCTACGAACAAAGCCATTGAAGGATTTATACACCAACTTGCAGACAAACAGTTGTTAACTATAAACGAAGCGGGAGCAATAAAAGTAGATGCAGTTAAAGCATTTCTACATTCACCAATTGCTTCTCGCCTACGTCAAGCTTCACAACAATTGCGTGAAGTACCATTTACTTATGGTTTGAAAGATGAAGATGGTGACATTCAATTATTACAAGGAATCGCAGATTGTTTATTTCAAGAAGCGGATGGAGAATGGATACTTCTTGACTATAAGACAGATAAAATTAAAGGTGTACTCATAACAGAAGCAGCCATTTTACGGGAAATGCATCATCGCTATGGATTACAGTTAGCGCTATATCAACAAGCGATAGAGAATATTTTATCAATTACAATCAAAGAGAAAATACTGTACTTGTTTGACTCTGATCAGACAATTGTACTGGAGGATTAA
- the addB gene encoding helicase-exonuclease AddAB subunit AddB: MSLRLITGRAGVGKSELIRDEVAQASMNNPLGAPIFFVVPDQMSFSTESALSTTGQVNGIIRTQVTTFKRLAWRVLQETGGISRQEISGFGYRMLIRRLLEEHKEELSLFKQAANKRGFTDQMEMLLKEFTRYCLDYDTLHSLEESLKQMDAPRTLQDKTHDLSVLLRALEERLGTAYIDSEGYYALLSKQIRDSVIIAESDIYVDGFVTMTSREYEILGELMKHAKRVTIALPLDDEIQDLMDDQSLFHGAAKTAERLKEMARESSVSIELSVHLSENKRFKNNEIKHIEANLHSYPAPAIDDHEHVHVIEADSRRAEIHAVARHIRRLVRDEQMRYQDIAVLYRQAEVYDELIETTFAQYDIPVFINRKKAMLHHPLIEFSRSAFEAVLSDYQYEPMFRAIKTDLFFPLQSNIQIWRERADRLENFVISQGIYGERWTDERRWFVKKYRGLEFHSKAQTDEERAIQADITAVRDFVLNPLEEFAKKIKVSETGKSVAQALFELMESLQVYEKLQVLKDHENEQGHLLLATEHDQAWSQWIDVLDQFVLMFGDENLTPKESLRLLEEGFDTLEFSRIPPSLDQVTVATVDLSRLSNIRSAFVVGVNDGVFPKRLEQEGLLSDTEREWFMQIGFELAPTSKMRLMDESYMAYRAVTTASEKLFVSYAVADEEGKALLPSTYIKRLQQLLPNIEVEVAVIDPAVLKESTIDYIQHPRTTLPFMATKLKQSTVEGNLEEEWLAVASYYKNDPFWQSIFERVIKPIAKPIKAQRLDRDTTNALYGDSFTSSVSRVEKYYSCPFAHFVTYGLRLEERGQYLLEAPAIGDLFHASLKWIADETQRLGLTWAQLSTTQAWNLARQAVDAISPHFVHQILLSSRRYQYIQRKLVQILQRTMTTLRDHASVSTFVPIAIEAGFGPGEELPTLEIPLKNGHMMKMRGRIDRVDAAVIEGQQFVRIVDYKSSAKGLDLNDVYYGISLQMLTYLDVAVSNSMIWLGQQADPAGVLYVHVHNPMLKLAKELSDMDLAEEVFKKYKMRGLLVDDAHVLNEMDTEISGTSKVIPARINKDGSISKAFSKVVSAEDLANLRTFVRTKHQQAGDGMLSGDTRVLPYRMKDKTACDYCNFRSVCQFDPTDVDQQYRKLAIATPEEITQRIKEEVTPHVDTH, encoded by the coding sequence GTGTCACTTCGATTGATAACTGGACGAGCTGGTGTAGGGAAATCTGAACTAATAAGAGATGAAGTTGCGCAAGCGTCAATGAATAATCCACTTGGAGCACCTATTTTCTTTGTCGTACCTGATCAAATGTCGTTTTCCACTGAATCAGCATTATCGACAACTGGGCAAGTAAACGGAATTATTCGAACGCAAGTTACAACCTTTAAAAGGCTCGCTTGGCGTGTATTGCAAGAAACTGGTGGAATCAGCCGACAAGAGATAAGTGGCTTTGGCTACCGTATGTTAATTCGTAGATTGCTAGAAGAACATAAAGAAGAATTATCGCTCTTTAAACAAGCTGCAAATAAACGAGGCTTTACGGATCAAATGGAAATGTTATTAAAGGAATTTACTCGCTACTGTCTTGATTATGACACCTTGCATTCACTTGAAGAATCTCTAAAGCAAATGGATGCCCCTCGTACACTTCAAGACAAAACTCATGACTTGTCCGTTTTACTTCGAGCATTAGAAGAACGCCTCGGAACTGCGTATATAGATAGTGAAGGGTATTATGCTTTGTTGTCAAAGCAGATTCGGGATTCCGTAATTATTGCTGAATCTGATATTTATGTGGATGGTTTTGTGACCATGACTTCGCGAGAGTACGAAATTTTAGGCGAGTTGATGAAACATGCGAAACGCGTTACCATTGCGCTTCCACTAGATGATGAAATACAAGATTTAATGGATGACCAATCTCTTTTTCATGGTGCCGCAAAAACGGCTGAACGATTAAAAGAAATGGCTCGAGAAAGCTCTGTTTCAATTGAACTATCTGTCCATTTAAGTGAAAATAAACGATTTAAAAACAATGAAATAAAACATATCGAAGCGAACTTACATAGCTATCCCGCTCCAGCAATAGATGATCATGAGCATGTCCATGTGATTGAAGCTGACAGCCGTCGCGCAGAAATTCATGCGGTAGCAAGACATATTAGACGACTCGTGCGAGATGAACAGATGCGCTATCAAGACATCGCCGTTCTTTATAGACAAGCTGAGGTCTATGATGAACTAATTGAAACCACATTTGCACAATACGATATTCCGGTATTCATTAACCGGAAAAAAGCGATGCTTCATCATCCATTAATTGAATTTAGTCGTTCTGCATTTGAAGCGGTTTTGAGTGACTACCAATACGAACCTATGTTTAGAGCGATAAAAACAGATTTATTTTTCCCTCTTCAATCAAATATACAGATTTGGCGTGAACGTGCGGATCGCTTAGAGAACTTCGTTATATCTCAAGGGATTTATGGAGAACGATGGACAGATGAACGACGCTGGTTCGTCAAAAAGTATCGAGGACTCGAATTTCACTCAAAAGCACAAACCGATGAAGAACGAGCTATCCAAGCGGACATAACAGCTGTGCGAGATTTCGTGTTAAACCCACTTGAAGAGTTTGCTAAAAAGATTAAAGTGAGTGAGACAGGAAAGTCAGTAGCACAAGCACTATTTGAATTGATGGAAAGTCTACAAGTTTACGAAAAGTTACAAGTGTTAAAAGATCATGAAAATGAACAAGGTCATCTCTTGCTTGCAACTGAACATGATCAAGCTTGGTCACAATGGATAGACGTATTGGATCAATTTGTATTGATGTTTGGTGATGAAAATTTAACACCTAAAGAAAGTCTACGTCTACTTGAAGAAGGATTTGACACACTGGAGTTCTCTCGCATTCCACCTTCACTTGATCAAGTAACAGTCGCTACGGTTGATTTATCTCGCTTGTCTAATATTCGATCAGCCTTTGTCGTGGGTGTAAATGACGGTGTATTTCCAAAGCGCTTAGAACAAGAAGGATTACTGTCAGATACAGAACGAGAATGGTTTATGCAAATTGGATTTGAACTTGCACCAACGTCTAAAATGCGTCTGATGGATGAATCGTATATGGCATACCGTGCTGTGACAACTGCTTCTGAAAAACTTTTTGTGTCTTATGCAGTGGCTGATGAAGAAGGCAAAGCACTACTGCCATCTACTTACATTAAGCGACTACAGCAATTATTACCGAATATAGAAGTTGAAGTCGCAGTTATTGATCCAGCCGTGTTAAAAGAAAGTACCATTGATTACATTCAACACCCACGTACAACTCTGCCATTTATGGCAACGAAATTAAAGCAATCGACAGTAGAAGGAAACCTAGAAGAAGAATGGCTAGCTGTTGCTTCATATTATAAAAACGATCCATTTTGGCAGAGTATTTTCGAGCGTGTCATAAAACCAATTGCCAAGCCAATAAAAGCACAACGTTTAGATCGTGATACTACAAATGCTTTATATGGTGACTCATTTACATCGAGTGTTTCTCGTGTTGAGAAATATTACAGTTGTCCTTTTGCCCACTTTGTGACATATGGATTGCGTTTAGAAGAACGTGGACAATATCTGCTCGAAGCACCAGCAATCGGAGATTTATTCCATGCTTCTTTAAAATGGATTGCAGACGAAACGCAGCGACTTGGATTAACTTGGGCTCAACTTTCAACTACTCAAGCTTGGAATTTGGCGAGACAAGCAGTTGATGCGATTTCACCTCACTTCGTGCATCAAATTTTACTAAGTTCAAGAAGATACCAATACATTCAACGCAAGCTTGTTCAAATATTACAACGAACGATGACGACGTTGCGAGATCATGCGAGTGTTTCAACATTTGTACCCATTGCTATCGAAGCAGGATTTGGTCCAGGAGAAGAATTGCCAACACTTGAAATTCCACTTAAAAATGGTCACATGATGAAAATGCGCGGACGAATCGATCGCGTGGATGCTGCAGTTATTGAAGGGCAGCAGTTTGTCCGTATAGTCGATTACAAATCATCCGCTAAAGGGCTTGATCTAAATGATGTGTACTACGGCATTTCTTTGCAAATGCTGACGTATTTGGACGTTGCTGTATCAAACTCCATGATTTGGTTAGGACAGCAAGCAGACCCAGCTGGTGTGTTATATGTTCATGTTCATAACCCTATGTTGAAATTAGCAAAGGAACTATCTGACATGGATTTAGCAGAAGAAGTGTTTAAGAAATATAAAATGCGTGGCTTACTAGTCGACGATGCACATGTTTTAAATGAAATGGATACGGAAATTTCCGGAACATCTAAAGTTATTCCAGCACGAATTAATAAAGATGGGTCCATTTCAAAAGCTTTTTCGAAAGTCGTGTCTGCGGAAGATTTGGCAAACCTGCGAACTTTTGTACGAACCAAGCATCAACAAGCTGGAGATGGCATGTTGTCAGGAGATACACGCGTTTTACCTTATCGCATGAAAGATAAAACAGCTTGTGACTATTGTAATTTCCGAAGTGTGTGTCAGTTTGATCCAACTGATGTTGACCAACAGTATCGTAAACTAGCAATTGCCACACCTGAAGAAATCACGCAAAGAATTAAAGAGGAGGTCACGCCACATGTTGATACCCACTAA
- the lepB gene encoding signal peptidase I — translation MNTLKQETWEWAKAIVIGIIVIIVIRSFVVTNYSVSGQSMDPTLQSSDKVLVSKISYSIGDINRLDVLVFHTDANEDYVKRVIGIPGDLISYDNDMLFVNKKRVEEPYLKSFIAYHNPDERLTENFTLKEITGNVRVPNNSYFVLGDNRRESLDSRYFKFVKKEDIVGKVVARYWPLETATINFIGKNPE, via the coding sequence TTGAATACGTTGAAACAGGAGACTTGGGAATGGGCTAAAGCAATTGTTATTGGAATAATTGTTATTATTGTCATTCGCTCATTTGTTGTAACAAATTATTCGGTTTCTGGTCAATCGATGGACCCTACACTTCAAAGTTCAGATAAAGTATTAGTGAGTAAAATTTCTTATTCAATTGGAGACATCAATCGTTTAGATGTGTTAGTTTTTCATACAGACGCAAATGAAGATTATGTAAAACGGGTGATTGGAATACCAGGAGATCTAATTTCGTATGACAATGACATGCTCTTTGTAAATAAAAAACGTGTGGAAGAACCATATTTAAAATCATTTATTGCCTATCATAATCCAGATGAACGTTTGACAGAAAATTTCACGCTTAAAGAAATAACAGGAAATGTTCGTGTTCCGAATAATTCTTATTTTGTACTAGGTGACAATCGCAGAGAGAGTTTGGATAGTCGTTATTTTAAGTTTGTAAAAAAAGAAGACATCGTCGGAAAAGTAGTTGCTAGATACTGGCCTCTTGAAACGGCAACTATTAATTTTATTGGTAAAAATCCCGAATAA
- a CDS encoding TVP38/TMEM64 family protein, which yields MFDWLTAENLLELTREYRSLGPIIGFLLPFLEAFLPFLPLFVFVFANASAYGLWIGFLLSWAGTTVGSYLVFIIIRKYGRARFLRFMTKHERVQKLIKWIEKNGFGPLFLLLCFPFSPSALVNVVAGLSDMKKKTYLWALLAGKFVMILTISFIGYDIKALITQPIRTAIVVAVIVLLWLIGKQIENRLNARVEADFRMIQKERQERKGPTI from the coding sequence ATGTTCGATTGGTTAACAGCTGAAAATTTATTAGAACTGACTAGAGAATATCGATCACTTGGACCTATCATCGGATTTTTATTACCTTTCCTAGAAGCATTTTTACCGTTTTTACCGCTATTTGTATTTGTTTTTGCGAATGCTAGCGCATATGGTTTATGGATAGGTTTTTTATTATCTTGGGCTGGTACGACAGTTGGCTCATACTTAGTCTTTATCATTATTCGGAAATATGGTCGTGCACGATTTCTTCGTTTTATGACTAAACATGAACGAGTTCAAAAATTAATTAAGTGGATTGAAAAAAATGGATTTGGTCCACTATTTTTATTACTATGTTTTCCGTTTTCACCATCAGCGCTTGTTAATGTTGTAGCAGGCTTATCTGACATGAAAAAGAAGACCTATTTATGGGCATTACTGGCCGGGAAATTTGTGATGATTTTAACAATTAGTTTCATTGGTTATGACATAAAAGCACTTATCACACAACCTATTCGAACAGCTATTGTAGTAGCGGTTATTGTGTTGTTATGGCTTATAGGTAAACAAATTGAAAATAGGTTAAATGCTCGAGTGGAAGCAGACTTTCGCATGATTCAAAAAGAGCGACAAGAGAGGAAGGGGCCCACGATTTGA